tgcaggtttctctagttgcggtgcacaggctctagagtgcgcaggctcagtagttgtggcgtgagggcttagttgcagtatgtgggatcttagttccctgaccagggattgaacctgggccccctgtggggggagtgcggagtcttaaccactggaccaccagggaagtccctacttaggctcttttctataaaacatttgattgaggctttttctttctttttttaaaaacagatgagcATGGTTGATATTGCCAGGCTCAACAAGAGCAGCTCTTCTGCTGAGGAAAGTGGGCAAGATGTCCTGGAGAACACATTTTCTCTGAAGCATAAAGAACTATCCATTTTATTGTTGGAAATGAAAGAAGCCCAAGAGGAGATTGCATTCCTTAAGTTGCAGCTTCAAGGCAAAAGGGCAGAGGGTGACCCTGAGGTCCTTgaccaaaaagaaatgaaacagacagAGAGTGAAGGAATACCTCCAGTTAAAATGACAGTATTGCTTGAAGATACAGGGCAACATTTTCCCCCCATGCCAAATGAAGAGAGTGGTCTTCCAacaactgagaaagaagaacagatgaGCACTAAATACCAACACAGAACATCTGAGGAAATATCTTTAAATGACActggaatggaaataaaatcagcaaagcaggatgatgatgataaatcCCCTTCTGTGGTATCAGGTATTTGTCAGTATCACCAGGATGAATTGGAAAGGCTAAAAGGTCAAATTTTGGAGCTTGAGCTAAACCTTCATAAAGCAGAAGAGATCTATGAGAAAAATTTAGATGAGAAAGCTAAGGAAATAAGCAGCCTAACCCAGCTGATTGAAGAGTTTAAGAAAAATGCTGAAAACACCAATAGTGCATTCACTGCTTTGTCTGAAGAAAGAGACCAGCTTCTTTCTCAGGTGAAGGAACTTAGTGTGGTAACGGAACTGAGGGCTCAGGTACAGCAACTGGAAGTGAACCTTGCAGAAGCAGAAAGGCAAAGAAGACTTGACTATGAAAGCCAGACTGCTCATCACAACTTGCTCACTGAACAGATCCACAGTCTCAGCATAGAAGCCAAATCTAAAGATGTAAAGATTGAAGTTTTACAGAATGAACTTGATGATGTGCAGGTTCAGTTTTCTGAGCAGAGTACAGTGATCAAAAGCCTGCAGAGCCAGCTGCAGAAGAAGGAAAGTGAAGTGCTCGAGGGGGCAGACCGTGAGAGGGATATCTCAAAAAACGTGGAAGAACTTTCACAGGCTCTTTCACAGAAGGAACTTGAAATAGCAAAAATGGATCAACTcttactagagaaaaagaaagatgtggaAATCCTCCAACAAACCATCGAGGAGAAGGATCAGCAAGTGACAGAAATCAGCTTTAGTATGATGGAGAAAATGGTTCAGCTTAATGAAGAGAAGTTTTCTCTTGGGGTTGAAATTAAGACTCTTAAAGAACAGCTGAATTTATTATCCAGAGCTGAAGAGGCCAAAAAAGAGCAGGTGgaagaagataaagaaactgTTTCTGGCATTAAACAGAATTATGATGAGCTGAACCCAGTAGGGCTAATAAGTAAAGAAGAACTTCAGTATGAATTAGACCttgtaaagaaagaaagtgagcagagaaaaagaaagctccAGGCTGCTCTTATTAACAGAAAGGAACTTCTACAGAGAGTCAGTAGATTAGAAGAGGAATTGGCCAAAGTGAAAGATGAACCCAGGAAAGACACCCCACTCAGTGAGAGTGAGAGGAGGGAAATGGAGGAAgataaagaaagcaaagaagacttAGAAAAATGTATGACTTCTAAGTGCCAAGAAATAGAAATGGTAATATCTTTAAAACAGGTAATATCTGAGAAGGAAGTGGAACTAGAGCACGTAAGGAAGGATTTGGAAGAAAAGGCAGCAGCTGAAGAACAGTTACAGGCTGTGGTCAAACAAATGAATCAGAATTTGCAAGAGAAGACAAACCAAATAGATCTGCTCCAAGCAGAAATCATTGAAAACCAAACAGTTATCCAAAAGTTAACCACAGGTAATAAGGATGCAGGTGATGGAGACTCAGCAGCATCTGTAAAAGAAGCAGCAGCCATCAGTCCACTTGGTGCAGGTAGTGGAGAACACTGGAAaccagaactggaagaaaaaatagtggaccttgaaaaagaaaaggagcaaCTTCAAAAGAAGCTACAGGAAGTATTAACCTCTCGCAAGGTGATTCTAAAAAAGGCacaggagaaagaaagacatCTTCGGGAGGAGCTCAAGCAACAGAAAGATGACTATAATCGCTTGCAAGAACAGTTTGATGAGCAAAGCAAGGAAAATGAGAACATTGGGGACCAACTAAGAGAACTACAGATTCAAGTAAAGGAATCTTCAGACAGAAAACTCCCAGGCAGTGGCCAGCGGGTTCCAGGTTCTCCCACTCAAGGTTTAGAAGAACCTTTATTCAAAGCCACAGAGCAGCAACCTGCTCAACCTGCTTCAGAGTCTGACTTGTGCCCAGACTGGCCTTCTCATCCTGGAGATACAAATGGTCTGCAGGGCAATACTGCTATTGCCCAGATTAAGACACAGCTGAAAGAAATAGAGGCTGAGAAAGAAAAGTTAGAGTTGAAGGTTAGCTCTACAATAAGTGAGCTGACTAAAAAATCAGAAGAGGTATTTCAGTTACAAGAGCAgataaataaacagaatatagAAATCCAAAGTCTGAAGGCAGTGTCCCATGAAGCTGAAGCCCACGCAGAAAGCCTGAGGCAACAACTGGAAAGCAGTCAACTAGAAATCACTGGATTAGAACATTTAAGAGAATTACAGCCTGAACTAGATGAACTGCAAAAACTcataagcaaaaaagaagaagaagttaGATACCTTTCTGGACAGCTTAGTGAGAAGGAAACAGCCCTTACTAAAGTACAGACAGAGATAACAGAACAAGAGGATTTAGTGAAGGCTCTGCATACACAGCTGGAAATGCAAGCCAAAGAACATGATGAGAAGATAAAGCAGTTACAGGTGGAGCTTtgtgaaatgaaacagaaaccagAAGAGATTGGAGAGGAAAGTAAAGCAAAGCAACAAATACAGAGGAAACTGCAAGCTGCCCTTATTTCCCGAAAAGAAGTACTAAAAGAAAGCAAACGTCTCCAAGAGGAGTTGTCTTTGGCCAGAGATACCATTGAACATCTCACCAAGTCTCTGGCAGATGTGGAAAACCAAGTTTCTgctcaaaataaagagaaagatataTTCTTAGGCAAGTTAGCTCtttttcaggaagaaagagacaaactCATTGCAGAAATGGACAGATGTTTAATGGAAAATCAAAGTCTCAATGGTTCTTGTGAAAGTCTGAAATTAGCTCTGGAGGGTCTTACTGAAGACAATGAAAACTTagtgaaagaaattgaatcttTGAAATGTTCTAAGATTGCAGAAAGCACTGAGTGGCAAGAGAAACACAAAGAGTTACAAAAGGAATATGAAATTCTTCTGCAGTCCTATGAGAATGTTAGTAATGAGGCAGAAAGGATTCAGCATGTGGTAGAAACTGTGAGGCAAGAGAAGCAAGAACTATACGGCAAGTTAAGAAGCacagaaggaaacaagaaagagacagaaaagcagTTGCAAGAAGCTAAACAGGAAATGgaggagatgaaagaaaagatgagaaagttTGCTAAATCTAAACAGCAGAAAATCCTAGAGTTGGAAGAAGAGAATGAGAGGCTTAGAGCAGAGGTACACCCTGCAGGAGGTACATCTAAAGATAGTATGGAAGCACTTCTTTCTTCCAATTCTGACATGAAGGAGGAACTAGAAAGGGTCCAAACAGAGTATAAAACCCTTTCTAAGGAGTTTGAGGCTTTAATGATGGAGAAGGACTCTTTAAGTGAAGAGGTTCAGGATTTAAGGCATCAGATAGAAGGTAGTGTATCCAAACAAGCTAGCCTGGAGGCCACTGAGAAACATGATAACCGGATGGTTGTCACTGAAGAGGCAACCCAGTCTGCTCCAGGTAAGGCCCATGAGCAAAACTCTCCAAGTATGAACCCAAGGTCTGAAAATTCAGAATCCATTCATTCAGAGAACAGTGCCAAGCCTGATATAAGTGAGAATGTCAGCTTACATGATGAAATTAATAATTACCAACAGCAGATGGATCAGCTCAAAGAAAGAATCACTGAATTAGAGGAGGACAAGCAGAAAGACAAGGAATTTAGCCAGACTTTAGAAGATGAGAGAGCTGCTTTATTGAGTCAAATATCAGCAAAGGATGGTGAACTAAGAATGCTTCAGGAAGAAGTAACCAAAATAAACTCATTAAATCAGCAAATCCAAGAAGAACTTGCCAGAGTTACCAAGCTAAAGGAGAcagcagaggaagagaaagatgatttGGAAGAGAGGCTTATGAATCAATTAGCAGAACTTAATGGAAGCATTGGGAATTATTATCAGGATGTTACAGATGcccaaataaaaaatgagctACTAGAATCTGAAATGCAGAACCTTAAAAAGTGTGTGAGTGAATTGGAAGAAGAAAACCAGCAGTTAGTCAAGGAGAAAACTAAGGTGGAATCAGAAATACGAAAGGAatatatggagaaaatacaaggtgCTCAGAAAGGGCCTGGCAATAAAAGTCATGCAAAGGAACTTCAGGagctgttaaaagaaaaacagcaagaagTAAAGCAGCTGCAGAAGGATTGCATTAGATACCAAGAGAAAATCAGTGCTCTGGAGAGAACTGTTAAGGCCTTAGAATTTGTTCAGACTGAGTCCCAAAAAGATTTGGAAATAACCAAAGAAAATCTGGCTCAAGCCAGTGAACATCGCAAGAAGGCAGAAACAGAATTAGCTAGCTTCAGAGTACTGCTAGATGACACTCAAAGTGAAGCAGCAAGGGTCCTAGCAGACAATTTCAAGTTGAAAAAGGAGCTTCAGTCAAATAAAGAATCAGTTAAAAGCCAAATGAAACAAAAGGATGAGGATCTTGAGAGAAGACTGGAGCAGGTAGAGGAGAAACACctgaaagagaagaagaatatgCAAGAGAAACTGGATGCTTTGCATAGAGAAAAAGTCCACTTAGAAGAGACATTTGGAGAGATTCAGGTTACTTTGAACAAGAAAGACAAGGAAGTTAAGCAACTTCAGGAAAACTTGGATAATACTGTGGCCCAGCTTGCAGCTTTCACTAAGAGCATGTCTTCCCTCCAGGATGATCGGGACAGGGTGATAGATGAAGCCAAGAAATGGGAGAGGAAGTTCAGTGACGCTATTCAaaccaaagaagaagaaattagacTTAAAGAAGAGAATTTCAGTGTTCTAAAGGATCAGCTTAGGCAGATGTCCATCCACATGGAGGAATTGAAGATCAACATTTCCAGGTAAATGAATAATGACTTTTTTTGCTCTTCCAAAGGTAATTCAAGGCAAAGGAAGTCTCTATTTAAACTATTTCTATTCCCTTTAATATTATGGGACTGATTTTGGTTTAAATTCTCCCCGAAGATGTATTCCCTCTCACTTCTGTCTCTCTCGCTCTCTTGCAAATGACTTTCTGCTACAACTTGTATTAACATGAAAAATTTACATCTGCTTCTCTACCCATCTTTCTCTTGAGAGATCTCTTAGATTTCTTCCTTTCGTCTCATTTCCATTATCCTTGTCTGAATTTTTACCATAGTACATATTATTGTACTCTCAAATTACTGCCTTAGCCTCTGAAATgatctcctcttttctcttcctcatatTCCACATCAATTCATACTGCATATGCCTGCTAGAGTTACTTTCTTCAAACTCCAATTTTATATCACTTTTCAAGCTCAGGAAATAACAGTGTCCCCCACACTTTGTATCCCACAAGGATCCCACATTTTTAGTAGCATCCTTCTGCTCTGAGACAGGTCTCCTCATTGCCTCTTATACCAAGATTATTCCGTTAAGGCGCCAGACAACAGCTTGTCTAGAGCAAAGAACAAAATTGGGGGCACTCTTTAGAGTGTCCAAGGTCATGTCACTAAATTAGCAACATactttggagtttatttttatacgAATTCTTAGGTGCAATATACCTTTAATACAGAACATTCAGTAGAGCTAATACCTCTTTATTAAAAAGATGAACACCTTCAATTACGAATATTTATTCACTTGTAGATCTGAGTACATGTTGTAGTATGTGTTCCTTAGGCATCAAGTACTTTTCCCTTGAAATCTGTAATTAGtgaccttctctctttttctaggCTTGAACATGACAAGCAGATTTGGGAGTCTAAAGCTCAGACAGAAGTCCAGCTTCAGCAGAAGGTCTGTGA
This DNA window, taken from Physeter macrocephalus isolate SW-GA chromosome 1, ASM283717v5, whole genome shotgun sequence, encodes the following:
- the GOLGB1 gene encoding golgin subfamily B member 1 isoform X7, which encodes MLSRLSGLANVVLHELSGDETDENMRASLEPELPQESDMEFNDRTQEDVLARLAYAEQLVQELKETIGQKDAQLQQKDEILQEERKAADNKIKKLKLHAKAKLASLNKHIEEMKAQGGTVLFTEPQSEEHLSKHDKSSTEEEMEVEKIKHKLQEKEELISSLQAQLSQAQAEQATQFAKSSTEMEEFLMMKKQLQEKEELISTLQTQLSQTQAEQAAQVVREKDARFETQVRLHEDELLQLVTQADVETEMQQKLRVLQRKLEEHEEALLGRAQVVDLLQQELTAAEQRNQIFSQQLQQIEAEQSTLRNTIETERQESKILMEKMELEVAERKLSFHNLQEEMHHLLEQLEQAGQTQAELQSRYSALEQKHKTEMAEKTSHILSLQKTEQELHSACDALKDQNSKLLQDKSEQAAHSAQVIQQLEDQLQEKSEEINQFLNKTTLLKHEIASQTSLPDVSNEGTQAVTEESIAFLQKRVVELENEKGALLFNSTELEELKAENEKLSSQITLLEAQKRTGEADREVSEMSMVDIARLNKSSSSAEESGQDVLENTFSLKHKELSILLLEMKEAQEEIAFLKLQLQGKRAEGDPEVLDQKEMKQTESEGIPPVKMTVLLEDTGQHFPPMPNEESGLPTTEKEEQMSTKYQHRTSEEISLNDTGMEIKSAKQDDDDKSPSVVSGICQYHQDELERLKGQILELELNLHKAEEIYEKNLDEKAKEISSLTQLIEEFKKNAENTNSAFTALSEERDQLLSQVKELSVVTELRAQVQQLEVNLAEAERQRRLDYESQTAHHNLLTEQIHSLSIEAKSKDVKIEVLQNELDDVQVQFSEQSTVIKSLQSQLQKKESEVLEGADRERDISKNVEELSQALSQKELEIAKMDQLLLEKKKDVEILQQTIEEKDQQVTEISFSMMEKMVQLNEEKFSLGVEIKTLKEQLNLLSRAEEAKKEQVEEDKETVSGIKQNYDELNPVGLISKEELQYELDLVKKESEQRKRKLQAALINRKELLQRVSRLEEELAKVKDEPRKDTPLSESERREMEEDKESKEDLEKCMTSKCQEIEMVISLKQVISEKEVELEHVRKDLEEKAAAEEQLQAVVKQMNQNLQEKTNQIDLLQAEIIENQTVIQKLTTGNKDAGDGDSAASVKEAAAISPLGAGSGEHWKPELEEKIVDLEKEKEQLQKKLQEVLTSRKVILKKAQEKERHLREELKQQKDDYNRLQEQFDEQSKENENIGDQLRELQIQVKESSDRKLPGSGQRVPGSPTQGLEEPLFKATEQQPAQPASESDLCPDWPSHPGDTNGLQGNTAIAQIKTQLKEIEAEKEKLELKVSSTISELTKKSEEVFQLQEQINKQNIEIQSLKAVSHEAEAHAESLRQQLESSQLEITGLEHLRELQPELDELQKLISKKEEEVRYLSGQLSEKETALTKVQTEITEQEDLVKALHTQLEMQAKEHDEKIKQLQVELCEMKQKPEEIGEESKAKQQIQRKLQAALISRKEVLKESKRLQEELSLARDTIEHLTKSLADVENQVSAQNKEKDIFLGKLALFQEERDKLIAEMDRCLMENQSLNGSCESLKLALEGLTEDNENLVKEIESLKCSKIAESTEWQEKHKELQKEYEILLQSYENVSNEAERIQHVVETVRQEKQELYGKLRSTEGNKKETEKQLQEAKQEMEEMKEKMRKFAKSKQQKILELEEENERLRAEVHPAGGTSKDSMEALLSSNSDMKEELERVQTEYKTLSKEFEALMMEKDSLSEEVQDLRHQIEGSVSKQASLEATEKHDNRMVVTEEATQSAPGKAHEQNSPSMNPRSENSESIHSENSAKPDISENVSLHDEINNYQQQMDQLKERITELEEDKQKDKEFSQTLEDERAALLSQISAKDGELRMLQEEVTKINSLNQQIQEELARVTKLKETAEEEKDDLEERLMNQLAELNGSIGNYYQDVTDAQIKNELLESEMQNLKKCVSELEEENQQLVKEKTKVESEIRKEYMEKIQGAQKGPGNKSHAKELQELLKEKQQEVKQLQKDCIRYQEKISALERTVKALEFVQTESQKDLEITKENLAQASEHRKKAETELASFRVLLDDTQSEAARVLADNFKLKKELQSNKESVKSQMKQKDEDLERRLEQVEEKHLKEKKNMQEKLDALHREKVHLEETFGEIQVTLNKKDKEVKQLQENLDNTVAQLAAFTKSMSSLQDDRDRVIDEAKKWERKFSDAIQTKEEEIRLKEENFSVLKDQLRQMSIHMEELKINISRLEHDKQIWESKAQTEVQLQQKVCDTLQGENKELFSQLEETRHLYRSSQDELAKLESELKILRDQSTDLNNSLEKYKENKENLEGIIKQQEADIQNCRFSYEQLETDLQASRQLTSRLHEEINMKEQKIISLLSAKEQAVQVAVAELHQQHDKEIKELENLLSQEEEENTVLEEENKKAVDKTNQLMETLKNMKKENMQQKAQLNSFVKSMSSLQDDRDRIVGDYQQLEERHLSVILEKDQLIQDAATENNKLKEEIRCLRSHMDDLNSENAKLNAELIQYREDLNQVISRKDCQQKQLLEAQLQQTKEVKSEYAKLEEKLKESEEAKEELQRSSLALQEEKRGLSKEIENLKLSLSQLKKQLTALQEEGTLGIFQAQLKAKEEEVEKLNTTLSLSQKRITELEEEFVRVQKEAAKKVGEIEDKLKKELKHLHHDAGIMRNETETAEERVAELARDLVEMEQKLLMVTKENKDLTAQIQSFGRSMSSLQDSRDHANEEVEELKKKYEASLKELAQLREQQGLLSKERDVLVSKAAFPVNSTEDNSLPHLEKLNQQLLSKDDQLLHLSSQLEDSYNQVQSFSKAMASLQNERDRLLSELEKFRKSEEGKQRSAAPPATSPDEVQSLKKAMSSLQNDRDRLLKELKNLQQQYLQINQEITELRPLKAQLQDYQDKTKTFQIMQEELRQENLSWQHELHQLRMEKSSWEIHERRMKEQYLMAIADKDQQLSHLQNLMRELRSSSSPTETHKVQYQRQASPETPASLDGSQNLVYETERLRTQLNDSLKEIHQKELRIQQLNSKFSQLLEEKNTLSIQLCDTSQSLRENQQHYSDLFNHCAVLEKQVQELQAVSEKGPLNIDVAPGAPQEKNGAHRKGDPEELREPQLRFSEAQQQLCNTKQEMNELRKLLEEERDQKVAAEAALSMAEEQIRRLEHGEWDSARSPIIGSCGSQEQALLIDLTSNSCRRTRSGAGWKRVLRSLCHSRTRVPLLAAIYFLMVHVLLILCFTGHL
- the GOLGB1 gene encoding golgin subfamily B member 1 isoform X8 — its product is MLSRLSGLANVVLHELSGDETDENMRASLEPELPQESDMEFNDRTQEDVLARLAYAEQLVQELKETIGQKDAQLQQKDEILQEERKAADNKIKKLKLHAKAKLASLNKHIEEMKAQGGTVLFTEPQSEEHLSKHDKSSTEEEMEVEKIKHKLQEKEELISSLQAQLSQAQAEQATQFAKSSTEMEEFLMMKKQLQEKEELISTLQTQLSQTQAEQAAQKLRVLQRKLEEHEEALLGRAQVVDLLQQELTAAEQRNQIFSQQLQQIEAEQSTLRNTIETERQESKILMEKMELEVAERKLSFHNLQEEMHHLLEQLEQAGQTQAELQSRYSALEQKHKTEMAEKTSHILSLQKTEQELHSACDALKDQNSKLLQDKSEQAAHSAQVIQQLEDQLQEKSEEINQFLNKTTLLKHEIASQTSLPDVSNEGTQAVTEESIAFLQKRVVELENEKGALLFNSTELEELKAENEKLSSQITLLEAQKRTGEADREVSEMSMVDIARLNKSSSSAEESGQDVLENTFSLKHKELSILLLEMKEAQEEIAFLKLQLQGKRAEGDPEVLDQKEMKQTESEGIPPVKMTVLLEDTGQHFPPMPNEESGLPTTEKEEQMSTKYQHRTSEEISLNDTGMEIKSAKQDDDDKSPSVVSGICQYHQDELERLKGQILELELNLHKAEEIYEKNLDEKAKEISSLTQLIEEFKKNAENTNSAFTALSEERDQLLSQVKELSVVTELRAQVQQLEVNLAEAERQRRLDYESQTAHHNLLTEQIHSLSIEAKSKDVKIEVLQNELDDVQVQFSEQSTVIKSLQSQLQKKESEVLEGADRERDISKNVEELSQALSQKELEIAKMDQLLLEKKKDVEILQQTIEEKDQQVTEISFSMMEKMVQLNEEKFSLGVEIKTLKEQLNLLSRAEEAKKEQVEEDKETVSGIKQNYDELNPVGLISKEELQYELDLVKKESEQRKRKLQAALINRKELLQRVSRLEEELAKVKDEPRKDTPLSESERREMEEDKESKEDLEKCMTSKCQEIEMVISLKQVISEKEVELEHVRKDLEEKAAAEEQLQAVVKQMNQNLQEKTNQIDLLQAEIIENQTVIQKLTTGNKDAGDGDSAASVKEAAAISPLGAGSGEHWKPELEEKIVDLEKEKEQLQKKLQEVLTSRKVILKKAQEKERHLREELKQQKDDYNRLQEQFDEQSKENENIGDQLRELQIQVKESSDRKLPGSGQRVPGSPTQGLEEPLFKATEQQPAQPASESDLCPDWPSHPGDTNGLQGNTAIAQIKTQLKEIEAEKEKLELKVSSTISELTKKSEEVFQLQEQINKQNIEIQSLKAVSHEAEAHAESLRQQLESSQLEITGLEHLRELQPELDELQKLISKKEEEVRYLSGQLSEKETALTKVQTEITEQEDLVKALHTQLEMQAKEHDEKIKQLQVELCEMKQKPEEIGEESKAKQQIQRKLQAALISRKEVLKESKRLQEELSLARDTIEHLTKSLADVENQVSAQNKEKDIFLGKLALFQEERDKLIAEMDRCLMENQSLNGSCESLKLALEGLTEDNENLVKEIESLKCSKIAESTEWQEKHKELQKEYEILLQSYENVSNEAERIQHVVETVRQEKQELYGKLRSTEGNKKETEKQLQEAKQEMEEMKEKMRKFAKSKQQKILELEEENERLRAEVHPAGGTSKDSMEALLSSNSDMKEELERVQTEYKTLSKEFEALMMEKDSLSEEVQDLRHQIEGSVSKQASLEATEKHDNRMVVTEEATQSAPGKAHEQNSPSMNPRSENSESIHSENSAKPDISENVSLHDEINNYQQQMDQLKERITELEEDKQKDKEFSQTLEDERAALLSQISAKDGELRMLQEEVTKINSLNQQIQEELARVTKLKETAEEEKDDLEERLMNQLAELNGSIGNYYQDVTDAQIKNELLESEMQNLKKCVSELEEENQQLVKEKTKVESEIRKEYMEKIQGAQKGPGNKSHAKELQELLKEKQQEVKQLQKDCIRYQEKISALERTVKALEFVQTESQKDLEITKENLAQASEHRKKAETELASFRVLLDDTQSEAARVLADNFKLKKELQSNKESVKSQMKQKDEDLERRLEQVEEKHLKEKKNMQEKLDALHREKVHLEETFGEIQVTLNKKDKEVKQLQENLDNTVAQLAAFTKSMSSLQDDRDRVIDEAKKWERKFSDAIQTKEEEIRLKEENFSVLKDQLRQMSIHMEELKINISRLEHDKQIWESKAQTEVQLQQKVCDTLQGENKELFSQLEETRHLYRSSQDELAKLESELKILRDQSTDLNNSLEKYKENKENLEGIIKQQEADIQNCRFSYEQLETDLQASRQLTSRLHEEINMKEQKIISLLSAKEQAVQVAVAELHQQHDKEIKELENLLSQEEEENTVLEEENKKAVDKTNQLMETLKNMKKENMQQKAQLNSFVKSMSSLQDDRDRIVGDYQQLEERHLSVILEKDQLIQDAATENNKLKEEIRCLRSHMDDLNSENAKLNAELIQYREDLNQVISRKDCQQKQLLEAQLQQTKEVKSEYAKLEEKLKESEEAKEELQRSSLALQEEKRGLSKEIENLKLSLSQLKKQLTALQEEGTLGIFQAQLKAKEEEVEKLNTTLSLSQKRITELEEEFVRVQKEAAKKVGEIEDKLKKELKHLHHDAGIMRNETETAEERVAELARDLVEMEQKLLMVTKENKDLTAQIQSFGRSMSSLQDSRDHANEEVEELKKKYEASLKELAQLREQQGLLSKERDVLVSKAAFPVNSTEDNSLPHLEKLNQQLLSKDDQLLHLSSQLEDSYNQVQSFSKAMASLQNERDRLLSELEKFRKSEEGKQRSAAPPATSPDEVQSLKKAMSSLQNDRDRLLKELKNLQQQYLQINQEITELRPLKAQLQDYQDKTKTFQIMQEELRQENLSWQHELHQLRMEKSSWEIHERRMKEQYLMAIADKDQQLSHLQNLMRELRSSSSPTETHKVQYQRQASPETPASLDGSQNLVYETERLRTQLNDSLKEIHQKELRIQQLNSKFSQLLEEKNTLSIQLCDTSQSLRENQQHYSDLFNHCAVLEKQVQELQAVSEKGPLNIDVAPGAPQEKNGAHRKGDPEELREPQLRFSEAQQQLCNTKQEMNELRKLLEEERDQKVAAEAALSMAEEQIRRLEHGEWDSARSPIIGSCGSQEQALLIDLTSNSCRRTRSGAGWKRVLRSLCHSRTRVPLLAAIYFLMVHVLLILCFTGHL